One Microbacterium keratanolyticum DNA window includes the following coding sequences:
- a CDS encoding carbohydrate kinase family protein, with protein sequence MHSETRVNVVGGFTIDAIIRADGTWTTGQLGGNALWASAGMRLRTGAHPVAHSVIGVDYPASALDAVRAQGIDIHGVRRGGGRTARITFAYRPDGTRSQPAPADAVGRLPLHVQPEFADTTREPAITLASLPEGADLLSAAVEGGAWHLGLLPPARFAELTSALRGAGVGYLQADCPARSELLRDGDAVLRSHLSELDAFLPSTSDTDVFAPGVAHAELVSRFHEYGAPIVVMKRGEEGALVSDATTGERWSVPAYPVGEHLDATGAGDVFCGVFAAARAAGATVIDAAVEASVYGSYALNAPSPLALIAQPLDDIDERIHHIRNGVTPL encoded by the coding sequence GTGCACTCGGAGACCAGAGTCAACGTCGTCGGCGGTTTCACCATCGACGCGATCATCCGTGCCGATGGCACCTGGACGACAGGCCAGCTCGGTGGAAACGCGCTGTGGGCGTCCGCGGGGATGCGGCTGCGCACCGGGGCACACCCGGTGGCGCATTCGGTGATCGGTGTGGACTATCCGGCATCCGCACTCGACGCCGTACGTGCGCAGGGGATCGACATCCACGGCGTCCGCCGGGGTGGAGGGCGCACAGCGCGGATCACCTTCGCCTACCGTCCGGACGGCACCCGCTCGCAGCCCGCTCCCGCGGATGCCGTCGGCCGACTTCCGCTCCACGTGCAGCCGGAGTTCGCCGACACGACGCGGGAGCCGGCGATCACCCTCGCCTCGCTGCCGGAGGGGGCGGATCTTCTCAGCGCCGCCGTAGAAGGCGGAGCGTGGCACCTCGGGCTGCTTCCTCCCGCACGTTTCGCGGAACTGACCTCCGCGCTCCGTGGCGCCGGGGTCGGATACCTCCAGGCGGATTGCCCGGCGCGCTCCGAACTGCTGCGCGATGGTGATGCCGTGCTGCGCTCGCACCTGAGTGAGCTCGATGCCTTCCTTCCGAGCACATCCGACACCGACGTCTTCGCTCCCGGTGTCGCGCATGCGGAGCTGGTCTCTCGCTTCCACGAGTACGGCGCACCGATCGTCGTGATGAAGCGCGGCGAAGAGGGAGCACTGGTCTCGGATGCGACCACCGGCGAGCGCTGGTCTGTGCCGGCGTATCCGGTCGGCGAGCACCTGGATGCCACCGGCGCCGGTGACGTCTTCTGCGGCGTCTTTGCCGCCGCGCGCGCTGCCGGTGCGACGGTGATCGACGCTGCGGTGGAGGCATCCGTCTATGGCTCCTATGCGCTCAACGCTCCCAGCCCCCTGGCGCTTATCGCCCAGCCTCTCGACGACATCGACGAGCGCATCCACCACATTCGAAACGGAGTGACCCCGCTATGA